Sequence from the Coprococcus phoceensis genome:
CAAAAGAGGAAAAGACAGAGGATAAGCTTGTCAGCGGTCTGCACTGTGAACCAGATACAGTAAAGGACGAAATGCAAGCCACCAAGGAACTATGGGAGAAAACCGGGGGAAGGACATACAAGCACTTTGTCCAGAGCTACCATAAGGACGAGAAAATCACGCCGGAGCAGGCACACAGGAACGCCTTACAGCTTGCAGAGAATACGTCGGCATGGAAAGGGTTTGAGGTGCTTGTGGCTACCCATAAGGACAAAAAACATATCCATACGCACTTTATCGTCAATTCCGTCAATTTTGAGGACGGGCACAAGCTGCAGTGGAGCAGCGCCGACCTGCAGGAGCTGAAGGAGCGGTGCAACGCACAGAGCAGGGAGCAGGGGCTACACGTCTCAGAAAAGGGAAAGACCTTTGAAGGAGCGGAACGTGAGGAAACAGTGGCATGGAAAAAAGAGACGTACCAGCTTCTGAAGCAGGCGGAGCAGGGGAAAGTGAAAAGCTATGTCCAGGACATTGCCCTGGCAGTCCTGGACTGTAAGGAAACAGCGACCAGCCGGGAAAGCTTTATTCGGCTGATGAATGAAAGAGGGTACGGAGTGGACTGGCAGGACAGCCACAAATACATCACATATACCGACTTAGCAAGGAAGCAGGCAGGAGAAAAGGCTTGCAAAATTCGTAATAATAAGCTGGAAAAATACTACAACATGGGTTTTGGAAAGGAGGAACTGGAGCATGAGTTTGAGAGAAATGCACGAACAGCAGAAGTCAGAGCAGGCAAGTCCGAGAGAACGGATCCAAGAACTGAACCGTCAGAGCCGGACAGAGCTGGAGAACAGCCTGCTGAAGGAAGCCTTAGCTTTGTCGAGCGAGAGCTGCGAGGAATTGATGAAGCAGTCAAATCAAGGACAAGCAAGGGCAGAGCAGAACAGGCAGAGAGACGCCGAGCTGAGCAGGCAGCTCATCAGCGAGCTGAAGAAGCAAGTCGAGCAGTTAGAGAACAGCAACGAACTACTTCAGAACGCCATATCAGCCGGAATTGGGAGCCTGAGAGATGAGGTCAGAGAAAGTACCGTCCAAGAGGTAAAAAAGGCGTTACAGGCGAATATAGAGGCGGTACAGAAGGCAACAAAAGCTCTTGAAAAGCAGTCTGATACGCTTACAAGCGTAATGAAGCAGAAAGTCCGGGAGCTGGAGGAAAGCAAAAACAGCTTTTTCAGATATGAGGGCTTGAAGATATACCTGTTTTGGGGCGGTATGGTCTGTAATATTGGGACGTTTTTGATAGTGTTATATTATTTATTTGTCAAGTAAAGTTTTATAAAAATGTTATATATAATTAATGTTTTTTTGTTGAAAATATAGTATAGTAAAACAAAAAGGAGGGGATGCCAATGTACTTGTTGCTTTAGATGCTATAAAAATACATTGACATAGGAGGAAAATTAATGAGAAATATTCGCAGATCTGTAGCGTTAGCTTTGGCAGCAATAATGATGATGGCTATGAATATGGTTAGTTTTGCAGCAGATACAGCTCCTGCTGAAACCGAGGCGGTAGAATCGGTGACTCGTTCAACTAATGGAGAATCTGTTTTGCTGGATAAAGTATATTTTGCGTGTGATGGAAAAAACACAATTTCTTCTCGAGAACCTATTCCTGCTACAGCTTTAGATATTGAAAATAGAATTTTAGGAAGTATGGAGTATTTTTATGATGGTTTAGATTCATCTGGAAGACCGCAGTACACAGTTAAGGCATCTATGACGTCTAATCCATTAAAATTAAAATCCAGTAAACTTGTAACAAGAGCTGAAGGAGTAAATAGTTGGCATACAAATGAAGAAGATCATAATGGGTATACAGGAACTAATTCTCGAAGCTATGTATATACGACTCCGAATCCACCATCAAATCCATATTGTGAAGCAATATTAACCGCAACTGATGAGAAAGGTGACGAATACGCAGTATGGAAAGGAACTCTTCGTGATGCTAAGTAGAAAATACTGAAATATTGGTAAGAGTAGTGATGAAAATAAGAGGGAGTGAAGTGAGGATGAGATATTCTTAATTCACTCCCTTTTTTTAGAGGTCAAAAAGGTGCAATAAATTCATTGATAAGATAAGCGATAAGGGCGAGAGGGAGTGAGGTGTAGATATTGACACCAAAAAGGCACTCCCTTATACTTGATGGAAAAAGGTAAAATACTTCATTGATAAGATAAGCGGTGAAGGCGAGAGGGAGTGAGGTGTAGATATTGACACCAAAAAGGCACTCCCTTATACTTGAGAGAAAAAGGTGCAAAAATCTATTGATAAGATTAGCGGTCAAGCGGAGTAAGGGCAGTATATTATATAATATATCTAAGTAGGAGAAAAATATGCGTAGAAATACAAAAACAATGTATGAGTGGAGAAAGGTATATAGGGATAAAGAGGAGCTGATGTTGGAGAGAGGTTTTCCAGAGGTCAGCCCCCATGAGTTCTATCGTGACTTGTTCCCAGAGGGGAGCTTACAGAGTGCAGAGCATGACGGAAAAGGAAATGTGATTGCAACCCAGATAAGACCATCTGGAAAGGGAAGAACGAAGCAGTGGGTTATAGATGATAGTCTGAATATGCTTGATAAGGTCATAGGGGACGAGTTCGGACTGATACCGCCTATCACGTTCTATGGCAAGACACACACGAAGCAGAACGCACATGAACTGTATGCGGTTGCAATAGATATTGATTATGTCGGAAAACAGCAGTTGAAGAACCTCTTGAAGCAATTCGGGAACGGAGTACAGCTCCGACCGACCTACCTTGTGAGTTCTGGAAAGGGTGTCCATGCCTATTACTTTTTGAAAGAGCCAGTACAGTTGTATCATAATCTGGAAGATACCCTTGCGGAGCTGAAAGAAGCATTTATCCGCAGACTATGGAACGATACGAGCAGTATCAGACCAGACAGCCCAGATATAACAGGTATCTATCAAGGCTTTAGGTGTGTTGGGAGCCAGAGCAAGCTGGGGGCAGACTTCCCAGTGAAAGCCTATAAGATGTCGGATAACCGCTATACTCTGGAAGATATAAAGGACAGCATACCGAACTGTAAGGTTGATTTATCGGTACTTACAGAGAAGCCGAAGAAAGAAAAGAGTAAGCTGTCACTGGACGAAGCAAAGAAGCTGTACCCAGAGTGGTATCAAGAGCGAGTTGTAGAGGGCAGACCGAAGAAAAAAGGCACATGGGTGTGTAATGAAGCCCTTTATGAGTGGTGGAAGAACAAGATTTTTACCGAAGTAAAGGTAGGCGGTAGGTACTTCTCAATCATGGCATTGTGTGCGTATGGCTTGAAATGTGGCATATCTGAAAGACGAATAAGGCAAGATGCCTATTCATTTTTGGAGCATCTGGAGAGCCTTACAGATGATGAGG
This genomic interval carries:
- a CDS encoding relaxase/mobilization nuclease domain-containing protein, whose amino-acid sequence is MAVIKAVSSKAGIGQALDYVTKEEKTEDKLVSGLHCEPDTVKDEMQATKELWEKTGGRTYKHFVQSYHKDEKITPEQAHRNALQLAENTSAWKGFEVLVATHKDKKHIHTHFIVNSVNFEDGHKLQWSSADLQELKERCNAQSREQGLHVSEKGKTFEGAEREETVAWKKETYQLLKQAEQGKVKSYVQDIALAVLDCKETATSRESFIRLMNERGYGVDWQDSHKYITYTDLARKQAGEKACKIRNNKLEKYYNMGFGKEELEHEFERNARTAEVRAGKSERTDPRTEPSEPDRAGEQPAEGSLSFVERELRGIDEAVKSRTSKGRAEQAERRRAEQAAHQRAEEASRAVREQQRTTSERHISRNWEPER